The Atribacterota bacterium genome includes the window CATCCAGTACCGCTCTTTAGATCGACGATGGGAGTAAAAGTACCTTTGGAGGAACTCCCTTTCTGGATTGCCTTCAGTCATATCCGGGGTATTGGTCCAGTACGCTTTCAGAAACTTCTCCAGGTGTTTGGAAGTGCAAAAGATGCTTTCCACGCTTCAGAAAAGTCCCTGGAAGAGGTTGTGGGAAAGGGAACGGCGAATTTAATTCTTGAGGCTCGTCGTACCCTGCAACCGGAGAAACTGTATGAGGAAGTGGAACGAGAAAACCTGCACGTTCTCACCATGGAAGACGAGGGATACCCGATGCTTTTAAAAAACATTTACCGCCCTCCGTTTCTCCTTTATCTTAAGGGTAATTTTGATTTCTCCTGCTTCGATCGGTATCTTGCCATCGTAGGTACCAGAAACCCGACTCCTTATGGAAGAAAAGTGGCCCGGGTGCTTGCTCGGGAATTGAGTGCGCATTTTGTCATTGTCAGTGGTCTTGCTCTGGGTATTGATGGAGAAGTGCACCGGGCTGTGGTTCAGGAAGAGGGTATTACCATTGGGGTTCTGGGGAATGGACTGCGCCGAGTTTATCCTGCTACCCACTTTCGCTTGGCCTGTGAAATCGTTGAAAAAGGAGGCGCGCTTTTGAGCGAGTACCCTCCTTCTTGGGAACCCCGTCCAGAGAATTTTCCTCCCCGCAATCGGATTATCAGCGGTTTGAGCCAGGGTGTTTTGGTGATAGAGGCACCCCGAAAAAGTGGGGCAATGATTACAGCTTCCTTTGCTCTTGAAGAAGGACGAGAGGTAATGGCCGTGCCTGGTCCGGTATTTTCTCCTCAAAGTGAAGGAACCAATGCTTTGATTGCGCGGGGAGCCGCTCTTGTGCAAAGCGCTCAGGATGTTTTTGAAGCGCTTGGGTTGATGTGGCAGGGGAAAAAAGGAGAGGCTTCGGAATCAATCGAGTTAGGGGAAAAGGAAACGTATCTTCTCTCTCTGATTGATTACCAGGGAAAATTTAAGGAAGAGCTCCTGGAAGAGACTTCCTGGCCGGAGGGAGAGTTTTTCCAGATCCTGCTCTCTTTGGAGATGAAAGGACTGATCCAGGAAATGTGGGGAGGCAAGGTGGTTAGAGTTTGAAAGTGTTTATTCTGAAAAAAATTGCTGCGAAACGAGAGAGAGTTTCGGTAATAAAATTTGAGGGAGAACTCCGTAAATTTCCCGATAGAGAAGGATGATTGCTCCCAGAGCTGGATGGAGTTCGGATTCCTTGACTGTTGCCTGAGGTATTGATTGGTAAAGGTCGTTCATAAACCGTTGTCGGACGATTTCGTTTTTGGTGAGCACACTTCCACTGTAGGTCACAAGAGGTCGAGGGAGGGAGAGTAGCCGTATCAGGGTTTTGGCACAGAGGCTCAATTCCTGAGCCGCATTGTCCATGATTTCTCTGGCTACCGGATCACCTTTTTGGCCGGCTTCGTAAACAACCGGTGCCAAAGCCGCGATGACTGTTCTTCGTTCCGCATCTTGGTGGGAGTAAATCCATTCTGTGAGGTCCTGCCAGCTTGTCCATCGTAACCGTTGGCAGAATAACTCTTTAAGGAGAGTGGGTAATTCCCGTCCATCAAATTGTCTTGAGATTCGACGTAACGCTTCTTGCCCTAAAGCATAAGCGCTTCCTTCGTCACCGATGATACTTCCCCAACCGCTAACCCGGGCTTCCTTTTTTCCGTGCCGTCCGTAAGCGATGGTTCCAGTGCCGGCCACAACGTGTATTCCGTCCTCACCGAGTGTTCCTGCAGCCCATCCCACAACCACATCGTTTACAAGGAGTGTTGGTGTGATACCCAGTTCCTCAACGAGGATTGTCCGATACTCCTGGTCAGCTTTGCGCCACTCTCCGAATGCTGGCATCCCAAAAGAAGAATAAATAATATCCGAGGGGGAAACTCTGTTAAGAAGGGAACGGAGACGTCTAACGTTCTCTCGTACCATTTTTTCGCCGTTTTCGGCAAGATTGACTGGTCCTGAAGTCGCAACCGCCTTCAATTCGCCATTTATGTCCATGAGGATTCCTATGGTTTTTGAACCTCCTCCATCCACTCCCAGCAAGTACTCCAAACGCTTTCCCTCTTTTCTTTATCGTGACCCCATGGTATTTTCTACTTAGAGAAAATTATAACTCAGCGGAGGATTTCGTTGAAAAAAACCAGTTTTTTTGTTATCTTTTCCCTTGATAAAACATTCATTTACCCGAAAAGGGAGGCTCGAGAATGAACAAGAAACTAGCCATACTCGTAGGAGGAG containing:
- the dprA gene encoding DNA-processing protein DprA, encoding MEELPFWIAFSHIRGIGPVRFQKLLQVFGSAKDAFHASEKSLEEVVGKGTANLILEARRTLQPEKLYEEVERENLHVLTMEDEGYPMLLKNIYRPPFLLYLKGNFDFSCFDRYLAIVGTRNPTPYGRKVARVLARELSAHFVIVSGLALGIDGEVHRAVVQEEGITIGVLGNGLRRVYPATHFRLACEIVEKGGALLSEYPPSWEPRPENFPPRNRIISGLSQGVLVIEAPRKSGAMITASFALEEGREVMAVPGPVFSPQSEGTNALIARGAALVQSAQDVFEALGLMWQGKKGEASESIELGEKETYLLSLIDYQGKFKEELLEETSWPEGEFFQILLSLEMKGLIQEMWGGKVVRV
- a CDS encoding BadF/BadG/BcrA/BcrD ATPase family protein, giving the protein MEYLLGVDGGGSKTIGILMDINGELKAVATSGPVNLAENGEKMVRENVRRLRSLLNRVSPSDIIYSSFGMPAFGEWRKADQEYRTILVEELGITPTLLVNDVVVGWAAGTLGEDGIHVVAGTGTIAYGRHGKKEARVSGWGSIIGDEGSAYALGQEALRRISRQFDGRELPTLLKELFCQRLRWTSWQDLTEWIYSHQDAERRTVIAALAPVVYEAGQKGDPVAREIMDNAAQELSLCAKTLIRLLSLPRPLVTYSGSVLTKNEIVRQRFMNDLYQSIPQATVKESELHPALGAIILLYREIYGVLPQILLPKLSLVSQQFFSE